The genomic interval CAATCTATTAAAGATTCTGAACAATTCATATTTGAATTAAATAATTAGATTTTGGTTTTGATCAATTTATTGTAAGAGAATAAAGCCTATAAACTTTAATAATGCTTATCAGTTATTACGAGTGGTAAGCATTTTCTTATTTAGCAAAACTGACTAATTTAATTTCGCATAATATATATTATGTAAACTAAGATAGGTAAAAGCTCTATTCCCTTGATTCTTTTACTACTTTGAACTCTATTCTTCTATATTTTCTCAATAATGAATCATTATTAACTTCTTCAGGTTCTATTATTATTGTTTCACCCATTCCAATTGGTTTCAATTTCGTACTGTCAGTTCCTTCGAAGTTCGTTAAAATATAATTACATACAGACTTTGCTCTCATTTCAGACAAGTATTGGTTGTAATCTTTTTCTCCACGAGGATCAGCAAAACCTCGAATCTCAAGTTCTATTCCAGGGTTGTCCAGAAAGATATATCTCAAAGTATCAAGTTTCTCATAATCATTTTCAGGAATAGTCCATTTTCCTGTATCAAAATTGATTACAGGAAGAACAATTTGAGCACCTTTCTTGTAAACTTTTTTTTCTCTTCTGAATTCTTTAAGATTTGTTAAAAGTCTCTTGTTCTCGTAATTTTTTGATCTATATTTTTTACGAATATCATCTAGCTTTGTATTATTTCTAATACCAGAATAATCTTTTTTTTCCTTTACTACTTTTCTAGGTGTGACTTTTTTTGTTTCTTTCAAACCTTCAATTCTATTGTCATTATCATCTGAAATATAGATAAAATCAAATCTGTTTTTTATATTTGAATTGTCAAGGTTTTCCAGATTTACATTTTCAAGGACTTCGATCTTTTTTTCCATAGATGGATTAATAGATGCCAGATAATTCTGTATCTCTTTAAGTTGAACCCCACTATTAGGATTAGATTCATCAGTATTTAGAAAAATTTGTAAAAGCTTTAATTTTTCCTCTTCTAACAAACTTCCCATTAATTCTTGTAATAGTTTTTTTCCATCATCAGTAATACTTTTTGAATTTTTGTCACTAAAAAGTTCGTTTTGATTTACTGAAATTACGGGAAAAACCAGATCACCCAGATTGATATCATTCTCATCTATATCTCCTGAAATTTGTTTCAATTTTGCATACGTTGACCTCTTCCCCACCGCATAAGCTTCCAACATACCAGCTACAGAATTACCATCCTCTTTTTCTTTTATGATGGCAAAGTTTGATCCATTTTTAACGAGTTTAGATTCGTCAGATGCATTAATTACATAAGTTTTTAATGTCTTTTGAGAATCATCCAGTTTTAGTTGAATTTCAATATCAGTGATTTGAAATGTGTTTAGACTTTCAGATAAGAAAGTAAGATGCAAAAGAAAACATATTTTTAGTACTCTTAATAGTTTCATATTTTAAATATAATAATATTTTATCGATTCAGATTTAAATTCATAATTAAGACCTAAACTTTCTGCCATAATAAAAATTACCATCTTGAGTCATGAAAGCATTATTACCATCTGTAATGAGATAACCTTTTTGTTCAAAAGTATGTATTAGTTTTAAAACTGTCTTTTGCTTACTCATTGGGAACTCATTTAAAAGGACCGAAATCTGAAATGTTCTACTTGTTTTTCCGTCCACCCGTAAGAATTTATCCAAAATAGTTTTTTCAATATTATCATTACTCTCATCACTATCGCATAAAGCATCAACATAGCCAAGTGTTTCTATGAAGCCATTTCCCGAATCAAGACAATTTATAAATATAATCTCACTTTTAATATTGTCTTTATCATTCGAAATAACTGTACAATTGTAAAATTTAGAACCTATAAAAGTACAATCTCTGAAAACTTCTCTGTTAAAAATTGAATCGGTAAACCTACATTCATTGAAAGTACATCCTTCAAATGTACATGATGTATCAAATGTTATTTTATCAAATTTTAACTGCTCAAAAAACTCATTCTTAAAATTTCCATAAACGAAATTTTTTAGTTTTATATCCATATTAATTTTAAATTGACCATTCCATTTTGTATTTTGATTTAGCAATGTCCATAATTTGTTTCTTTTCTCAGTTTTTTGAAATTGAAACGATCCGACAGCCAGTTCAGCCATATTTTCTTCCAATTTTACATATTCTTCTCTTTCGAGGAAAGCTTCTCCTATTAGGTATCCAAAAATAAAATCATTTATGAATCCAATATTCTTCGATTTACTGCTTAATCTATCCAATAAAGCATGATTTACCAGAGTATCTGCGAGTTCGTCAATGGTTGGTTTATATGTTGAAGGATAATCATTTCTTACTTCTGCAAGAATATCTTTGTTATAGTCAAGAATCATCTCTTTAACAAACATTCTATCTTCAGAACTTATATTCAATTCAGCAAATAGCATAGCCAAACCCTTAAAAATACTATACTGTAGAGATGGTTCAATTTTAAGATTTTGTCTATCCTGTTCCCTAATCAGCATATTAGAGAAGTATCTTTGTACTAGATTCTCATTACTTGATATTAGTTTTTTAAAATTACTGCTCTTTTGATCCCTTAAATAGGAAAGAAGAACTGGATTAGCGAGGTATCTTATTGGGACTTTATTTTCATCAAGAATATTTAATTGTTCCTCACTAAGCCAGTCTTGGATTTTTGGTTCGTCTATTGTAAATCTAGTAAGCTGAAAGTGACCCTTCCATTTATCAATCCATTTAAAAAATTCAGTACTGGAGAAAACAGCAGTTTTTCTTGAAGTTAATACAATTTTTGCATTATCATCTAAAAGCTCTGCAATCGTTGACAGCATTGTTTCAACTTGTTCAAACTCAGAATTTTTTGTCTCCGATTGATCATGTTCTTTACTTAAAAGTTCATCAAAGCCATCAATTATAACTGGAATCCTTCCACTTTTGATATGGTGTATTACAAGATCTGAATGAACTAAACCATGAAACTCTTCCTCAATTTCGCTTAATAAAACATATCTGAAAATTTTGGCTTGCCTGTTTCTAGATAATTCTGTAAAGAGAGGACACCTGGACTTTACATTTGTCGTCAATTTGTTTAATATTTCGTAAGCTGTACAAGTTTTTCCAAATCCTGCGGCTGCCTCAATCAATATAAAATGTGAACCTTTACTCTCCAGTATCTTATAAACATCTTCAACGATGCTATATTTAGTTTGATCAATCTGCTCATTATTTTTTCTGTAAGGTGAGTTGATATATCTAAATTCTTGAGTAGAACCTGTACTACTAACCAATTTTTCTGTAAAAGACTCATACTTCTTCTTTAACCTATTTAGATTCATTCTAACATTGAAAAACCCTTCAAACAATTTGCTTTCAGCTTCATTCTCATTTTGAAATTTACGAATCCTACACATATATCCGTAATCAGTTAGTTCATTTTTAACTTCTTCAACGTTTAATTCGTTCTTCAGTGGAATAATCTCTGCACCATAGTACATTCCTTGTCTGAGAATATAAACTTTGACATCTTTATTAATCTTTTTTTCTTCATAACCATATCTTGAAAAAATTTCGTCAAGTTTAGCAGTGTTCAAAGCCATATTATCTCCATTTTTTGATCATTTCAAGATAATTATGGTTTATGTAAAATCAAAAAAAATAACAAAAATGAAGAAAATATAGTTAAAGTATTTCAAATTTAGGTATCTCGATAATTTTATTAGGAAATTAAAATTTTAAAATAGGACATAAAAATAGATAAACTTTTTATATGAAGTCAAAAAAATCCTTATCAAACTGTTTTATTATTAGCTGTTATATCAGGCTTTTTTTCAAAACTAAAAGAGTATCTAACTCTTAAATCAATTAGAACTAGCTGGAACTAGATTTTTTTGAAGATATTCTACAAGGTTTTGATCTTTTACTCGAATATCAGAATAAACTTTAATCTATGATACGCAAAAATGATTTCATCTGAATTCGTATTTCATTTTTTACAATATTACAAAAAGGCGGAGTTTCTCCGCCTTGCAAACTTTAAAATCTTACTGTCACAGGAACAGAAACAGAATCAGAGAAATTATCTGAAACACTTCCACCAATACCACCAGATGAACCTGCACCACCCATTCCAGTTCCACCTGCACCACCACTCACAGATGCACCAATTCCTGTACCTCCAGTAGCAGTGCCACTAGCATCACCACCACCGCCGCCATATCTTGCACTAAACCATCCACCACCATGCCCACCGGAACCAGCATTAGAAGTTTGTGATCCTCCTCCACCATATCCACCACCTGCATAACCACTATTACTATTCGCTCCTCCAGAACCACCAAATCCGGAACCTCCACGTGCGTAACCAAAATTAGTATTTCTTCCATCACCACCAGTTTTATTACCTACTTGATTACCCATACCACCAGTCACTCTTTCAAGAGCTGCAGCATCTAATTGCTCATTAACTTCAAGATCTTCAATTTTTAGTCGACCCATAATTTTCTCCTCATATAAAAATAGTATTAGAATCTTACTGTAACAGGTACCGAAACAGAATCAGAGAAATTATCTGAAACACTTCCGCCAATTCCACCAGAAGATCCAGCTCCACCCATCCCAGTTCCACCTGCACCACCACTCACTGAAGCACCAATACCTGTTCCTCCTGTAGCTGTGCCAGTTGCATCTCCACCGCCAGAACCGATTCGAGTACTAAACCAACCACCTCCACCACCACCAGAACCAGCATTTGAAGTTTGCGATCCTCCAGAACCATAACCGCCACCTGCACTACCAGAGTTAGAATTATATCCGCCCATTCCACCGAATCCTGAACCACCAGCAGCAATACCAAAATTTGTATTTCTTCCATCTCCACCTGATTTATTACCGACTGAATTTCCCCTACCTCCTGTAACTCTTTCAAGTGCCTCTGCATCTAACTGCTCATTAACTTCAAGATCTTCGATTTTTAATCTTCCCATTTTATCTCCAAATTCGTTTTTTATTATGTTTAGGCAATCGATATGCCACTTAAAAATAATTGTATCTTATATATTAGTTGCGTCATAAAATCATTGCAATATACAAACCTTATAAATTACTACAAAAGTACAATAGTTTTTTGGAGTTTCTTCATAAGTAGAATGCTTTTAAATCCTAAATTGTTTAGATATATTATCTCTTTCTAAAACTGCTATAGTATTAAAATTAAAATTCAAATTA from Candidatus Delongbacteria bacterium carries:
- a CDS encoding OmpA family protein, which gives rise to MKLLRVLKICFLLHLTFLSESLNTFQITDIEIQLKLDDSQKTLKTYVINASDESKLVKNGSNFAIIKEKEDGNSVAGMLEAYAVGKRSTYAKLKQISGDIDENDINLGDLVFPVISVNQNELFSDKNSKSITDDGKKLLQELMGSLLEEEKLKLLQIFLNTDESNPNSGVQLKEIQNYLASINPSMEKKIEVLENVNLENLDNSNIKNRFDFIYISDDNDNRIEGLKETKKVTPRKVVKEKKDYSGIRNNTKLDDIRKKYRSKNYENKRLLTNLKEFRREKKVYKKGAQIVLPVINFDTGKWTIPENDYEKLDTLRYIFLDNPGIELEIRGFADPRGEKDYNQYLSEMRAKSVCNYILTNFEGTDSTKLKPIGMGETIIIEPEEVNNDSLLRKYRRIEFKVVKESRE